The Halobellus sp. MBLA0158 genome has a window encoding:
- a CDS encoding GDP-mannose 4,6-dehydratase, with translation MHILVTGGAGFIGGHLAEAFLEDGYDVTVLDAMDPFYDLRIKEHTRERHREVATREGVDYEFINGDIRDAELVAELVADADYVYHQAGKAGVRSSIEAPREYHTVNADGTLNLLDAARDTDLERFVMASSSSVYGGREEYLPFSETDPTLPVSPYGASKLAAERYACAYHEVYGLPTVALRYFTVYGPRMRPNMAISNFVSRCCNGQPPVVYGDGSQTRDFTYIDDVIAANRALLETDAADGEAVNIGSTDRIAIRTLAEEIRDQLAPELALEFAERYDADADHTHADTAKAQALLAYNPTHSIREGVSKFIAWYRQNREWYEPLVLAS, from the coding sequence ATGCACATTCTCGTCACCGGCGGCGCCGGGTTCATCGGCGGCCACCTTGCGGAAGCCTTCCTCGAAGACGGCTACGACGTGACCGTGCTGGACGCGATGGATCCCTTCTATGATCTCCGGATCAAGGAGCACACCCGCGAACGCCACCGCGAGGTGGCCACCCGCGAGGGCGTCGACTACGAGTTCATCAACGGTGATATCCGCGATGCCGAGCTCGTCGCCGAGCTCGTCGCCGACGCCGACTATGTCTATCACCAAGCCGGAAAGGCGGGGGTCCGCTCGAGTATCGAAGCCCCGCGCGAATACCACACGGTGAACGCCGATGGTACGCTCAACCTCTTGGATGCGGCCCGCGACACCGACCTCGAGCGGTTCGTGATGGCGTCGTCGTCGTCGGTCTACGGCGGCCGCGAGGAGTACCTCCCCTTTTCCGAAACTGATCCGACACTGCCGGTCTCGCCGTACGGGGCCTCTAAACTCGCGGCCGAACGGTACGCGTGTGCCTACCACGAGGTCTATGGGCTACCGACGGTCGCCCTCCGGTATTTCACGGTGTATGGCCCGCGGATGCGACCGAATATGGCCATCTCGAACTTCGTCTCCCGGTGTTGCAACGGCCAGCCACCGGTCGTCTACGGTGATGGCTCCCAGACGCGGGATTTCACCTATATCGACGATGTGATCGCGGCGAACCGCGCCCTCCTCGAAACGGACGCGGCCGACGGCGAAGCCGTCAACATCGGCTCGACGGATCGGATCGCGATCCGGACGCTCGCCGAAGAAATTCGGGATCAACTCGCCCCCGAGTTGGCGTTGGAGTTCGCCGAGCGGTACGACGCGGATGCGGATCACACCCACGCCGACACGGCGAAAGCCCAGGCGTTGCTCGCCTATAACCCAACGCATTCGATCCGGGAGGGCGTCTCGAAGTTCATCGCGTGGTATCGGCAGAACCGGGAGTGGTACGAACCGCTCGTGTTAGCCTCCTGA
- a CDS encoding glycosyltransferase family 4 protein, producing MNCLVVTPHRLGIREMAERVGEEWEQMGHKVEYVLAKGAAARLGPITVGVPGIAVWWYRTLKAIAANHDDYDLIWTHQPIAPALPTTDEAFWNKVVATVHTTLGREYELVREGIYPKRLLPYYWLTKTAEARFHRKLASLDAAGPHYTVVSPHLNEEIEPFGVDRATYVPNGIFTPTDQTFDPIRDEYDIPEDATVVFNIGSLTNQKRPVRFAELMRTVTDERDDTYVVMAGDGPRREAVEAHASERLRTLGYVSDEEKWRWFADADVFASLSAYEGMPVATAEALSFGLPVVLSDIPSHRHLLKTYDATGSLVADDTAEIATAIETLRDERSTVSLPTWRAVAGQYLDVVRQ from the coding sequence ATGAACTGCCTCGTCGTCACTCCCCACCGCCTCGGCATCCGCGAGATGGCAGAACGCGTCGGCGAGGAATGGGAACAAATGGGCCACAAGGTCGAATACGTTCTCGCCAAAGGAGCCGCCGCCCGCCTCGGCCCCATCACGGTCGGCGTCCCCGGCATCGCCGTCTGGTGGTACCGCACGCTCAAAGCCATCGCTGCCAACCACGATGACTACGACCTCATTTGGACTCACCAGCCGATCGCGCCCGCACTCCCCACGACCGATGAGGCGTTCTGGAACAAGGTCGTCGCGACGGTCCATACCACGCTCGGCCGCGAGTACGAACTCGTCCGCGAGGGCATCTATCCCAAACGCCTACTGCCGTACTACTGGCTCACGAAAACCGCCGAAGCCCGATTCCACCGCAAGCTCGCCTCCCTTGACGCCGCCGGCCCGCACTACACCGTCGTCTCGCCACACCTGAACGAGGAAATCGAACCGTTCGGCGTCGACCGGGCGACGTACGTCCCGAACGGGATCTTCACGCCGACCGACCAGACTTTTGATCCGATACGGGATGAATACGATATCCCCGAAGACGCCACCGTCGTGTTCAACATCGGGAGCCTCACCAACCAGAAGCGACCCGTCCGATTCGCCGAGCTGATGCGGACCGTCACGGACGAACGCGACGACACCTACGTCGTGATGGCCGGCGACGGGCCACGTCGGGAGGCCGTCGAGGCCCACGCCTCCGAGCGGCTGCGTACGCTCGGATACGTCAGCGACGAGGAGAAGTGGCGGTGGTTCGCGGATGCCGACGTGTTCGCCAGTCTATCGGCCTACGAAGGGATGCCGGTCGCGACGGCCGAAGCGCTCTCCTTTGGTCTCCCCGTCGTTCTCTCGGATATCCCCTCGCATCGACACCTCCTAAAGACGTACGACGCAACCGGATCGCTCGTCGCCGATGACACGGCAGAAATTGCGACGGCTATCGAGACACTACGCGATGAGCGGTCCACCGTCTCACTCCCGACGTGGCGAGCTGTCGCCGGGCAATATCTCGATGTCGTCCGACAATAA
- a CDS encoding glycosyltransferase family 2 protein: protein MPSLSVVIPTYNRSRFLDGAIETAVNQTYTDLEVLVVDDGSEKEYATEIVEQYPTNVQCIVHDENRGLSAARNTGIANADGEYIAFLDDDDRWHEAKLEKQVKTLEASPEAGLATCRLASIDGDGNLLRCDGDVVDGDISDEIYTRNLIGTPSRVMVRREALPGKGPFDEDLPTKQDWDFYIRLCQEWRVVGVGDILCFRTRHGGMASDPADAEDDNNRVIEKHRDEIERRGLESETMANYNEKVGVTYLLDGQVRSAREFLWRAFSEKPSNTRLALVGLSLAPIGFFERALRTKRCYERISRDCESEIDWGRVNGITK from the coding sequence ATGCCGAGTCTGTCTGTGGTGATTCCGACCTACAACCGATCCAGATTTCTCGATGGAGCTATCGAAACGGCAGTCAACCAGACGTATACGGATCTCGAAGTCCTTGTCGTGGACGACGGCTCCGAAAAGGAGTATGCAACAGAGATCGTCGAGCAGTATCCGACCAACGTCCAGTGTATCGTTCACGACGAGAATCGGGGCCTATCAGCAGCGCGCAACACCGGGATCGCCAACGCGGACGGGGAATACATCGCGTTCCTAGACGACGACGATCGGTGGCACGAAGCCAAACTAGAAAAGCAGGTGAAGACCTTGGAAGCTTCCCCGGAGGCCGGACTCGCGACGTGTCGCCTCGCCTCGATCGACGGCGACGGGAACTTGCTGCGCTGTGACGGGGATGTCGTAGACGGTGATATCTCGGACGAGATCTACACCCGGAACCTCATCGGGACGCCTTCGCGAGTGATGGTTCGTCGGGAGGCTCTCCCAGGGAAGGGACCCTTCGATGAGGACCTCCCGACGAAGCAGGACTGGGACTTCTACATTCGGCTCTGTCAGGAGTGGCGCGTCGTGGGTGTCGGTGATATCCTCTGTTTTCGGACGCGCCACGGCGGGATGGCAAGCGATCCGGCAGACGCCGAAGACGACAATAATCGGGTGATCGAGAAGCATCGTGACGAGATCGAACGGCGAGGACTGGAGTCGGAAACGATGGCGAACTACAACGAGAAGGTCGGCGTGACGTATTTACTCGATGGACAGGTCCGTTCGGCCAGAGAATTTTTATGGAGAGCATTTTCTGAGAAGCCATCGAATACGAGGCTAGCGCTGGTAGGCCTTAGTTTGGCTCCGATCGGTTTTTTTGAGCGTGCTCTGAGGACGAAGCGGTGTTACGAGCGAATAAGTAGAGATTGTGAATCAGAGATTGATTGGGGAAGAGTCAATGGAATAACTAAATAA
- a CDS encoding PGF-CTERM sorting domain-containing protein, which yields MSRLRSLGCVCFILLLTLSAVSAADSDAYGVSVSQSVDIPDRTLETDSGNYTISAIGQYAEGETVTVSTTGPANTSYAVRLVDSQERSLVTAYVEGTGTREFTLDRYVPGTYAIIITAEDSAEEIYAVEIFVLSGYRVIHSTPRAVEHNTTLTVEFRLEEVSDAVAGPPANVRVALGNASTSLTTTARRTAGLTYTAEIDTQSLAPGEYRLYTGVQRNTTVYGYAELVGVDTYAVTVTEPSTPTATTTATASSQSETQETTSASTPGVGVVVALAALLSGVGLLSVGRRQ from the coding sequence ATGTCTCGGCTCCGCAGTCTGGGGTGTGTCTGTTTCATCCTGTTATTGACGCTTTCGGCCGTCTCGGCCGCGGATAGTGACGCCTATGGCGTGTCGGTTTCCCAGTCCGTTGATATCCCTGATCGGACCCTCGAGACCGACTCGGGCAACTACACGATCAGCGCCATCGGCCAGTACGCCGAGGGCGAGACGGTGACCGTCTCGACGACGGGGCCGGCGAACACCTCGTATGCCGTCCGGCTCGTCGATAGCCAGGAGCGCTCGCTGGTGACCGCCTATGTCGAGGGCACCGGCACGCGGGAGTTCACGCTCGATCGGTACGTGCCGGGCACGTATGCGATCATCATCACGGCCGAAGACAGCGCCGAGGAGATCTATGCGGTCGAGATTTTCGTGCTATCTGGGTACCGGGTCATCCATTCGACGCCCCGTGCGGTCGAACACAATACGACCCTTACAGTCGAGTTCCGCCTTGAGGAAGTGAGCGATGCGGTTGCCGGACCGCCGGCGAACGTGAGAGTCGCATTGGGCAACGCCTCGACGTCGCTGACGACCACTGCGCGGCGGACCGCGGGGCTCACATATACGGCCGAGATCGACACCCAGTCGTTGGCGCCCGGGGAGTATCGGCTCTATACCGGTGTGCAACGGAACACGACCGTCTATGGGTATGCCGAACTCGTCGGGGTAGATACGTATGCGGTGACGGTTACGGAGCCCTCGACTCCGACGGCGACGACAACGGCGACGGCGTCATCCCAAAGCGAGACCCAAGAGACAACGAGTGCGTCGACGCCCGGGGTCGGGGTGGTGGTCGCGCTTGCGGCCCTGCTCAGTGGTGTCGGTCTGCTGTCTGTCGGGCGGCGACAGTGA
- a CDS encoding glycosyltransferase has translation MKEAISHQFTTQNMSQNKTSGDLGFLYIAMGNDYFREAEKSAETLQDEMQDFPITLITDKKECHSEHFDSINVVEDVSYSFGDVVNYIDQSPYDKTVYLDTDIYIQSDISEVFNMLEECDIAASVAENKWHMQHYDLEHPVKGVPEAFPWFNGGVIAFTKNKRTSRFFDLWRSEYRQDVQNGIIHNMPSLRCALYFSNIQLAPLPRRYNCLVRAANKTTGQIKVFHGRLEAFDALGASKEADIQIATKVLNNTTDPRIYIPLTDGSFEIIDETPVSIRTRYQSSNLIYRLIGSIQQHGIKNTLQTIYNKSLGYLNNFYN, from the coding sequence TTGAAAGAGGCTATCAGTCATCAATTCACAACACAAAATATGAGTCAAAATAAGACGTCTGGAGATCTCGGTTTTTTATATATTGCTATGGGAAACGATTATTTCAGGGAAGCCGAGAAATCAGCCGAAACTCTTCAAGATGAAATGCAAGACTTTCCCATCACACTAATAACAGATAAAAAAGAATGTCATTCGGAACATTTTGACTCAATAAATGTCGTTGAGGATGTTAGCTACTCTTTCGGTGATGTTGTGAATTATATTGATCAGTCTCCCTATGATAAAACAGTATATCTAGATACAGATATTTATATACAAAGTGATATTTCAGAGGTATTTAATATGCTGGAGGAATGTGACATAGCAGCTAGTGTAGCTGAGAATAAATGGCATATGCAGCACTATGATCTTGAACATCCAGTAAAAGGAGTTCCCGAAGCTTTTCCTTGGTTCAATGGAGGAGTAATTGCGTTCACTAAAAATAAACGGACTAGTCGATTCTTTGACCTTTGGAGATCTGAATATCGTCAAGATGTTCAAAATGGTATAATTCATAATATGCCATCTCTCAGATGTGCTTTATATTTCAGTAACATACAATTGGCACCACTTCCGCGCCGGTATAACTGTCTAGTTCGAGCGGCGAATAAAACAACGGGACAAATCAAAGTGTTTCACGGCCGTCTTGAAGCATTTGATGCTCTGGGTGCATCGAAAGAGGCAGATATCCAAATAGCAACAAAAGTGTTGAATAACACAACGGATCCTCGCATCTACATTCCTTTAACTGACGGATCATTTGAAATAATCGATGAAACTCCAGTGTCTATTAGAACACGGTATCAATCATCAAACTTAATATACCGATTAATTGGTTCCATCCAACAGCACGGAATTAAAAATACTCTTCAGACAATATATAATAAATCCCTTGGTTATCTTAATAATTTTTATAACTGA
- a CDS encoding glycosyltransferase family 4 protein: MRRGGGEIWDIEMSRALNKMGHNITLYTGKPLSGDISKPSDLPTIKVTSPFLYDLGYAAPIGVGGLITDIDRQLFITQLRRHLADNYDIVQINGCPETLRIRNSVECPMTIKLNGPPHSLFYDYIHPTKSSYSWLNQADGIVTNQITAKKIRAETDINPTVLPPGVDTNRFTPKENSTERPNPSILWVGRYVPVKNLSELLDGFNNLRERGINAELVLVGEGPLQSKIKKRAKSYDLKDSIRFEGYIPNNKLPTYYSEADIFALSSHHESFGMVLLEAMACGTPVVAPRIDYIPEIVTDGQAGLLYEPGSPGDLSDKLRQLLEDPKRRNEMSQYARKTVTSQFKWEQQAKKLLDYYERIIQ; encoded by the coding sequence ATGCGCAGAGGGGGCGGTGAAATATGGGATATAGAAATGTCAAGGGCTTTAAATAAGATGGGTCATAATATTACCCTATATACTGGCAAACCTCTCAGTGGAGATATTTCCAAACCATCTGATTTGCCAACCATAAAAGTTACATCACCGTTTCTTTACGACCTCGGCTATGCTGCCCCCATTGGTGTGGGCGGATTAATTACCGATATTGATCGGCAGTTGTTTATTACTCAACTGAGGAGGCATCTTGCTGATAATTATGATATTGTTCAAATCAATGGATGTCCAGAAACGCTCCGAATTAGGAATTCGGTAGAATGTCCTATGACGATCAAATTAAATGGTCCTCCCCACTCTTTATTTTACGACTACATACATCCTACCAAATCCTCCTATTCCTGGTTAAATCAAGCAGATGGGATAGTAACGAACCAAATTACCGCCAAAAAAATCCGGGCCGAAACAGATATTAATCCAACAGTTTTGCCCCCCGGTGTTGACACGAATCGGTTTACGCCAAAAGAGAATTCAACTGAAAGACCAAACCCATCAATTCTTTGGGTTGGACGGTATGTCCCTGTGAAAAATTTATCTGAATTGTTAGATGGGTTCAATAACTTACGAGAGCGGGGAATTAATGCAGAGTTGGTTTTAGTCGGTGAAGGCCCATTACAGAGTAAAATAAAAAAGAGAGCAAAGTCGTACGATCTTAAGGATTCAATACGATTTGAAGGATATATTCCGAATAATAAGCTTCCTACATATTACAGTGAAGCCGATATTTTCGCTCTTTCTTCTCATCACGAAAGTTTTGGGATGGTTTTGTTAGAAGCTATGGCATGTGGAACACCTGTTGTAGCACCACGGATTGACTATATCCCTGAGATCGTGACCGACGGACAAGCCGGTTTACTATATGAGCCAGGGTCTCCCGGCGATTTGAGTGACAAACTGAGACAGCTATTAGAAGATCCTAAACGAAGGAATGAGATGAGTCAATATGCGCGTAAAACTGTAACCTCTCAATTCAAGTGGGAACAGCAAGCTAAGAAATTACTTGATTATTATGAGAGAATTATACAGTAG
- a CDS encoding winged helix-turn-helix domain-containing protein, translating into MTLDPDQLNPTDREILSYLTKGRCTAAYISQETGYSKGNIRNRLMRLVEHGYVRQLGGGLYELIEDPRDGSAP; encoded by the coding sequence ATGACTCTAGATCCTGATCAACTCAACCCAACGGATCGTGAGATCCTCTCATATCTAACTAAAGGAAGGTGTACTGCGGCATATATTTCGCAAGAAACTGGTTACTCGAAGGGTAATATTCGAAATCGATTGATGCGATTAGTCGAACACGGATACGTCAGACAGCTCGGCGGCGGACTCTACGAACTCATCGAAGACCCTCGAGACGGAAGTGCCCCCTAA
- a CDS encoding FkbM family methyltransferase: protein MLHSLAKRVYHSHLYSLLEDIGVSDSFADVYWRIQFAFSEDVVTRTVNDISASFYTKTRSEFTRFRDPTLNGEIKVLEEILESLNTDDVFYDIGANVGLHACFASKIINSGSVVAIEPHSKSAQRLNENIGLNNESVIIREVGFSSENTSAKLVIPTDQAGSVGDVRPESGNHREKHPEIQLVRGDDKIIDDNLPVPDVLKIDVDGGEYDVLAGLRRTIESGGCQTIFCEIHPGALKDYNTTESDVLSLLQDWKYSITKMEISHNSRIDEYYIRADK, encoded by the coding sequence ATGTTACACTCTCTTGCAAAGCGAGTATATCATAGCCATCTATATTCATTACTTGAAGACATCGGTGTTAGCGATTCCTTTGCAGATGTGTACTGGCGAATCCAGTTCGCGTTTTCTGAGGATGTTGTAACTCGAACAGTAAATGATATCTCTGCATCTTTCTATACTAAAACAAGATCAGAATTCACCCGGTTTCGAGACCCCACTCTCAACGGAGAGATTAAGGTTCTTGAAGAGATTCTAGAGAGTTTAAATACGGATGACGTGTTTTATGATATTGGAGCGAACGTTGGTCTACACGCTTGTTTTGCGTCCAAGATTATTAATTCAGGCTCTGTCGTCGCGATTGAACCACACTCAAAGAGTGCACAAAGACTGAATGAAAATATTGGATTGAATAATGAAAGCGTGATTATACGAGAAGTAGGTTTTTCATCAGAAAATACATCCGCGAAGCTTGTCATACCAACAGACCAAGCCGGAAGTGTCGGAGATGTCCGGCCTGAATCTGGTAATCATAGGGAAAAACATCCCGAGATCCAGCTGGTTCGGGGCGATGATAAAATAATAGATGATAATCTTCCGGTTCCAGATGTATTGAAGATTGATGTCGATGGGGGTGAATACGACGTGTTAGCAGGACTGAGACGAACAATTGAATCGGGAGGATGTCAAACAATATTCTGTGAAATTCATCCAGGCGCACTAAAAGATTATAATACAACCGAATCGGATGTATTGTCGTTGCTTCAGGATTGGAAATACTCAATTACCAAGATGGAGATATCTCATAACTCACGTATAGACGAATATTACATCCGGGCAGATAAGTAA
- a CDS encoding Cdc6/Cdc18 family protein, with protein MTDYDDLFAETAASDSLFVDKRALDPLREPDEIVARSEQQQQVARLLNGVHEGYLPTTVSIYGPPGTGKTVTTRRVCGEFAARTETFAVEYVNLKECRSLFSAANEIHLELTGTKRGAYEGLDGVFEGIWEALEAYPEWTVLILDEIDHIQHDSNYDPNDFFYRLLRGEGKLKRDLNLSVFLVSNELLEVDLRLDSRVKSAMDGEEVFFPPYGVALLERILRPRIEQAFRDGAVPDAVFEYGVREAARRWGDVRKALRLFRQAGETATERGLEAVTRECLDATIETTGKEAVTEKLLALPFNHFLVLTGVTGWTERPSGEIKQPVTTSEVVASLHQQNLAEEFLLSERAVRELVTDLETMGLVDTWVDSRGREGRVKQIETSFDPQWVRDVLERYVAETEQVDPESVLADPDVGS; from the coding sequence ATGACCGATTACGACGACCTGTTCGCCGAGACGGCCGCCTCGGACAGTCTCTTTGTCGACAAGCGGGCGCTCGATCCACTGCGCGAGCCCGACGAGATCGTGGCTCGCAGCGAGCAACAACAGCAGGTGGCGCGCTTGCTCAATGGGGTCCACGAGGGCTATCTCCCGACGACGGTCTCGATCTATGGCCCGCCGGGGACTGGGAAAACCGTGACGACCCGCCGGGTCTGTGGTGAGTTTGCCGCGCGGACGGAGACGTTTGCGGTCGAGTATGTGAATCTCAAGGAATGTCGGTCGCTGTTCAGTGCAGCTAACGAGATCCACCTCGAGTTGACGGGCACGAAGCGGGGCGCCTACGAGGGGTTGGATGGGGTCTTCGAAGGCATCTGGGAGGCGCTGGAGGCCTATCCCGAGTGGACGGTCCTCATCCTGGATGAGATCGATCACATCCAACACGACTCGAACTACGATCCCAACGACTTCTTCTATCGGCTGTTGCGCGGGGAGGGGAAACTGAAGCGAGACTTGAACCTCTCGGTATTCTTGGTGAGCAACGAATTGCTGGAAGTCGATCTCCGCTTGGACAGTCGGGTCAAAAGCGCGATGGACGGTGAGGAAGTATTTTTCCCGCCGTATGGCGTCGCGTTGTTGGAACGGATTCTGCGACCGCGGATCGAGCAGGCGTTCCGGGACGGGGCGGTCCCGGATGCTGTCTTCGAATATGGCGTGCGGGAGGCGGCTCGCCGGTGGGGCGACGTCCGGAAGGCGTTGCGGTTGTTCCGGCAGGCCGGCGAGACCGCGACCGAACGGGGGCTCGAGGCAGTGACGCGGGAGTGTCTCGATGCGACTATCGAGACGACTGGGAAGGAGGCCGTGACCGAGAAGCTGTTGGCGCTGCCGTTCAATCACTTCCTGGTGTTGACCGGGGTGACCGGCTGGACCGAACGGCCGAGCGGCGAGATCAAACAGCCGGTGACCACGAGCGAGGTTGTCGCGTCCCTCCACCAGCAGAACTTGGCCGAGGAGTTTCTGTTGAGCGAGCGGGCCGTCCGGGAGTTGGTGACCGATCTCGAGACGATGGGGCTTGTCGACACCTGGGTCGACTCCCGCGGCCGCGAGGGGCGGGTCAAACAGATCGAGACGTCGTTCGATCCCCAGTGGGTTCGCGATGTGTTGGAACGGTATGTCGCCGAGACGGAGCAGGTCGACCCCGAGTCGGTACTCGCCGATCCGGACGTGGGGTCGTAG
- a CDS encoding glycosyltransferase: protein MVTYSIAICNYNMGETIEESLRSILNAVDDRFEVVVVDGGSTDDSIDILRKINQEYECLRFISLPQSKTRKLGRDRDISIRYSNGKYVLLHIDCDDKYDERIVDLAEAYKQMDEKIDFRFGLTGGHVTIARRDFLLDIGSYRNISAAEDLDLWRRMMAVDGYINLKCEVLYNKIGYNKSYAELLKRILDMRVSEFQTGMSYRSFVRTRISEKTIYKTLIAIAIATIAYPIAMTKPSFKKPSGGFHRYEKYMRYRSKHTRAPEEIEKKYNIDIDWGNIKEDSQD, encoded by the coding sequence ATGGTAACGTATTCCATTGCAATCTGCAATTACAATATGGGAGAAACAATCGAGGAGTCATTAAGAAGTATATTGAATGCGGTAGATGATCGTTTCGAGGTTGTCGTGGTCGACGGTGGATCGACAGACGATAGTATAGATATTCTACGAAAAATTAATCAAGAATATGAGTGTCTTAGATTCATCTCATTGCCCCAGAGCAAAACTCGTAAATTAGGAAGGGATCGTGATATATCTATTAGGTATTCTAACGGAAAATATGTTTTATTGCATATTGATTGTGATGACAAATATGATGAGCGCATTGTTGATTTGGCAGAAGCTTATAAACAGATGGATGAAAAGATTGACTTTCGATTCGGATTAACTGGAGGTCACGTGACAATTGCACGACGCGATTTTCTCCTTGATATCGGATCTTACCGAAATATTTCCGCTGCAGAGGATCTGGATTTATGGCGTCGAATGATGGCTGTTGATGGTTATATTAATCTGAAATGCGAGGTGCTGTATAACAAGATTGGATATAATAAAAGTTATGCAGAATTATTGAAAAGAATACTAGATATGCGTGTTTCTGAATTCCAAACAGGTATGAGTTATAGGAGCTTTGTTAGAACAAGAATTTCGGAAAAAACAATATATAAGACACTCATTGCGATAGCTATAGCGACAATAGCCTATCCAATTGCTATGACAAAGCCGAGTTTCAAGAAGCCAAGCGGTGGCTTTCACAGATATGAGAAATATATGAGATACAGGTCTAAACACACGAGGGCACCAGAAGAGATAGAAAAAAAGTATAATATTGACATAGATTGGGGGAATATTAAGGAAGACTCCCAAGATTAA
- a CDS encoding IS6 family transposase, with product MTEFDRLGGGIEWIDLEFVQRERTPRHAIEVGIQPHLAGLSLSNTKQRLEKLGVERSRTAIHNWVQKADLQPAGDKAPNQIAVDETVIRINDQRHWLYAAADPDTNEFLHVRLFQTRTTQLTLLFFCELRDKQQVEQATFLVDGAHHLKAALERLGLRFQMRRHRNRNAVERVFREVKRRTSSFSNTFSNVEPPTAESWLQAFAVWCNQCQT from the coding sequence ATGACCGAATTCGACCGCCTCGGCGGTGGTATCGAGTGGATTGACTTGGAATTTGTGCAGCGAGAGCGGACACCCCGGCACGCGATTGAAGTGGGTATTCAGCCCCATCTTGCTGGCTTATCGCTTTCGAATACCAAACAGCGACTTGAAAAATTAGGTGTCGAACGAAGTCGAACCGCTATTCACAACTGGGTCCAGAAGGCCGATCTACAGCCAGCGGGCGACAAAGCCCCGAATCAGATTGCGGTCGACGAGACGGTGATTCGGATTAATGATCAGCGCCACTGGCTGTACGCCGCTGCCGATCCAGACACGAACGAATTCCTCCACGTCAGGCTGTTTCAGACCAGGACCACGCAACTCACCCTGCTGTTTTTCTGCGAACTCCGCGACAAACAGCAGGTCGAGCAGGCAACGTTCCTCGTCGATGGAGCGCATCACCTCAAAGCTGCGCTGGAACGGCTTGGGCTCCGATTTCAGATGAGACGTCATAGAAATCGGAATGCCGTCGAACGTGTATTTAGAGAGGTAAAACGACGAACCTCTTCGTTCTCAAATACGTTCAGCAACGTGGAGCCACCAACCGCAGAATCGTGGCTCCAAGCCTTCGCCGTCTGGTGCAATCAATGCCAAACTTAA